One Amycolatopsis thermophila DNA segment encodes these proteins:
- a CDS encoding PDR/VanB family oxidoreductase, which produces MASLPLRVVRVSWEADGVVGLRLAAPDGGPLPPWEPGAHLDIRLPSGLTRQYSLCGDPGERHHYDIAVRLEDAGRGGSAEIHGTALVGRELVVSEIRNHFPLQTAEEYLLIAGGIGITPLLPMVRALAARGLPWSLVYCGRGAETMPFREQLSALGGARVRFVDTAREPRPDLKELVGRLGPGAAVYCCGPNSLLDGVTEVCEAAGVRCETEHFGAATRTDDGSADEVELELRRSGLTVVADGDTTLLEAIRAAGVEIESDCEEGYCGTCETRVLDGVPDHRDVVLSKTERASGQTFLPCVSRACGRRLVLDL; this is translated from the coding sequence ATGGCGAGTTTGCCGCTGCGCGTCGTGCGGGTGTCCTGGGAGGCCGACGGTGTCGTGGGACTGCGCCTGGCGGCGCCGGACGGGGGCCCGCTTCCGCCCTGGGAGCCGGGCGCGCACCTGGACATCCGGCTGCCCTCGGGCCTGACCCGCCAATACTCCTTGTGCGGGGATCCGGGCGAACGCCACCATTACGACATCGCGGTCCGGCTCGAGGACGCCGGCCGCGGCGGCTCGGCCGAGATCCACGGCACCGCGCTGGTCGGCCGCGAGCTGGTGGTGTCCGAGATCCGCAACCACTTCCCGCTCCAGACCGCCGAGGAGTACCTGCTGATCGCCGGCGGCATCGGCATCACCCCGCTGCTGCCGATGGTGCGCGCGCTCGCGGCTCGTGGCCTCCCGTGGTCGTTGGTCTACTGTGGACGTGGCGCGGAGACGATGCCGTTCCGCGAGCAGCTGTCCGCCCTCGGCGGTGCGCGGGTGCGGTTCGTGGACACGGCACGCGAACCGCGGCCGGATCTCAAGGAGCTCGTCGGGCGGCTGGGGCCGGGCGCGGCCGTGTACTGCTGCGGACCGAACAGCCTCCTGGACGGCGTGACCGAGGTGTGCGAAGCGGCCGGGGTCCGGTGCGAGACCGAGCACTTCGGTGCCGCGACCCGGACGGACGACGGTTCGGCCGACGAGGTCGAGCTCGAGCTCCGCCGGTCCGGGCTGACCGTCGTGGCCGACGGGGACACCACGCTCCTGGAGGCCATCCGGGCCGCCGGTGTGGAGATCGAGTCCGACTGCGAGGAAGGCTACTGCGGCACGTGCGAGACACGCGTCCTGGACGGTGTTCCCGACCACCGTGACGTCGTGCTGTCGAAGACCGAGCGGGCGTCCGGACAGACGTTCCTACCCTGCGTGAGCCGCGCCTGCGGGCGCAGGCTCGTACTCGACCTGTGA
- a CDS encoding glutamine synthetase family protein — protein MGFIEKFGLWTEEQKEAARAVLARVQDEGLRSVRVSFVDQHGLLRGKTIPASGLAAVFRGGISCVSTLLSKDTSGTTVFSAFNPDAGLGVAEMAGAADIVMVPDPTTFHLVPWAGGTARVLCDLRFANGEQVPFCSRGVFRNALDRATAAGYGYLTGLEIEFHLYRRAEHFPNADGIGRGTHPTPVEPINQGNQLLAEDRGDEVEPATRRIREVLEAMGIELRSVEVEYGANQLEVTLDPALGLASADAMVLLRSTIKQVARRSGYHATFMCRPQIPDSKSSGWHLHQSLLSAGADPGRNLFVPADGEGPISPVGGQFIAGQLAHASAACVFANPTINGYKRFQPYSMAPDRIAWARDNRGAMIRLVGSAEDGTTHVENRIGESAANPYLYMASQLHSGLEGIAAKLPLVPSADDPYTTEAGRLPVNLREAVDALEADTGLTRAMGARFVAYYAALKRAEIARFERTVTDWEHREYFDLF, from the coding sequence ATGGGATTCATCGAGAAGTTCGGTCTCTGGACCGAAGAACAGAAGGAGGCGGCGCGCGCCGTCCTCGCCCGGGTCCAGGACGAAGGTCTGCGGTCCGTCCGCGTCTCGTTCGTCGACCAGCACGGGCTGCTGCGGGGCAAGACCATCCCCGCATCCGGGCTGGCTGCGGTGTTCCGCGGCGGCATCAGCTGCGTGTCGACCCTGCTGTCGAAGGACACGTCGGGCACGACCGTGTTCTCCGCGTTCAACCCCGACGCCGGGCTCGGCGTGGCGGAGATGGCCGGTGCCGCCGACATCGTGATGGTCCCGGATCCGACCACGTTCCACCTGGTTCCGTGGGCGGGGGGAACCGCCCGGGTCTTGTGCGACCTGCGGTTCGCCAACGGCGAGCAGGTGCCGTTCTGCAGCCGCGGTGTGTTCCGCAACGCCCTCGACCGCGCCACCGCCGCCGGGTACGGCTACCTGACCGGGCTCGAGATCGAGTTCCACCTCTACCGGCGGGCGGAGCACTTCCCGAACGCCGACGGCATCGGCCGAGGGACCCATCCGACCCCGGTGGAGCCGATCAACCAGGGCAACCAGCTGCTCGCCGAGGACCGCGGTGACGAGGTCGAACCGGCAACCCGACGGATCCGGGAGGTGCTGGAGGCCATGGGGATCGAGTTGCGCAGCGTCGAGGTCGAGTACGGCGCCAACCAGCTCGAGGTCACCCTCGATCCCGCGCTCGGGCTCGCCTCCGCCGACGCCATGGTCCTGCTGCGCAGCACGATCAAACAGGTGGCCCGGCGAAGCGGTTACCACGCCACCTTCATGTGCCGCCCGCAGATTCCGGACAGCAAGTCCAGCGGCTGGCACCTGCACCAGAGCCTGCTCAGTGCGGGGGCCGACCCCGGGCGCAACCTGTTCGTGCCCGCCGACGGAGAGGGCCCGATCTCCCCCGTCGGCGGGCAGTTCATCGCCGGACAGCTGGCCCACGCGAGCGCGGCCTGCGTGTTCGCCAACCCGACGATCAACGGGTACAAGCGGTTCCAGCCCTACTCCATGGCGCCGGACCGGATCGCGTGGGCGCGCGACAACCGGGGTGCGATGATCCGGCTGGTCGGCTCCGCCGAGGACGGCACCACGCACGTGGAGAACCGGATCGGCGAGTCGGCGGCCAACCCGTACCTGTACATGGCCTCGCAGCTGCACTCCGGCCTGGAGGGCATCGCGGCGAAGCTGCCCCTGGTGCCGTCGGCCGACGACCCCTACACCACCGAGGCCGGGCGGTTGCCGGTCAACCTCCGCGAGGCCGTCGACGCCCTCGAAGCCGACACCGGGCTGACCAGGGCCATGGGCGCGCGGTTCGTCGCGTACTACGCCGCGCTCAAGCGAGCTGAGATCGCCCGGTTCGAACGGACCGTCACCGACTGGGAGCACCGTGAGTACTTCGATCTCTTCTGA
- a CDS encoding aromatic ring-hydroxylating dioxygenase subunit alpha, which yields MRAEDNRKLTETGPGTPGGAWMRLYWQPVALSEELDTERPVVPVRILGEDLVLFRNDDGTIGLIDRRCAHRGADLSLGRLEDGGLRCYFHGWLFGAGGSCLDTPAEPADSKLKTKVRIRSYPVRECNGIVWAYLGEGEPPNLPALDCFVAPEEYTFAFKGYLDCNWLQALEVGIDPAHASYLHRFEQDEDTGEAYGKQFRNTSLGTDLPMTKILREYGRPEILNARTEYGQRIVALRKLDKDGLDGSSTHVRITHQVFPHGITIPLSATMSITQWHVPIDDVSCYWYAMFTSLDEPVDKATMRAQRLEGITLPDYKPVRNRANNYQFDYTEQRTQTYTGLGRDINVHDQMAVEGQGYIYDRSREHLSRSDRAIVTYRRMALQAIDTVAEGGDPEILLKDTADVESRGPIPLDGIGPTGEWEQYWAQAIADLRKASPWAWKLRAALVTGPAGVPGSEIEPDRSQSPDAYDRSDG from the coding sequence ATGCGCGCGGAGGACAACCGGAAGCTGACCGAGACCGGTCCCGGCACCCCTGGTGGTGCCTGGATGCGCCTGTACTGGCAACCGGTGGCACTGTCGGAGGAGCTCGACACCGAGCGGCCCGTGGTGCCGGTCCGGATCCTGGGTGAGGATCTGGTGCTGTTCCGCAACGACGACGGCACGATCGGGCTCATCGACCGGCGTTGCGCCCACCGCGGCGCCGACCTGTCGCTGGGGCGCCTGGAGGACGGCGGCCTCCGCTGCTACTTCCACGGCTGGCTCTTCGGCGCCGGTGGGTCCTGTTTGGACACCCCCGCCGAGCCCGCGGACAGCAAGCTCAAGACGAAGGTGAGGATTCGCTCCTACCCGGTGCGGGAGTGCAACGGGATCGTGTGGGCCTACCTCGGCGAGGGTGAACCCCCCAACCTCCCCGCCTTGGACTGCTTCGTCGCCCCGGAGGAGTACACCTTCGCGTTCAAGGGATACCTGGACTGCAACTGGCTCCAAGCCCTGGAGGTTGGCATCGACCCCGCGCACGCCTCCTACCTGCACCGCTTCGAGCAGGACGAGGACACCGGCGAGGCCTACGGCAAGCAGTTCCGCAACACCTCGCTCGGCACCGACCTGCCGATGACCAAGATCCTGCGCGAGTACGGCAGGCCCGAGATCCTCAACGCGCGCACCGAGTACGGCCAGCGGATCGTGGCGCTGCGCAAGCTGGACAAGGACGGCCTCGACGGTTCGTCCACCCACGTGCGGATCACGCACCAGGTCTTCCCGCACGGCATCACAATCCCACTGAGCGCGACGATGTCGATCACGCAGTGGCACGTCCCGATCGACGACGTCTCGTGCTACTGGTACGCGATGTTCACCAGCCTCGACGAACCGGTGGACAAGGCCACCATGCGCGCCCAGCGCCTGGAGGGCATCACCCTTCCCGACTACAAGCCGGTGCGCAACCGCGCGAACAACTACCAGTTCGACTACACCGAACAGCGCACCCAGACCTACACCGGGCTCGGCCGGGACATCAACGTGCACGACCAGATGGCGGTCGAGGGACAGGGCTACATCTACGACCGCAGCCGCGAGCACCTGTCCCGCTCCGACCGGGCGATCGTGACCTACCGCCGCATGGCGCTCCAGGCCATCGACACCGTCGCCGAGGGCGGCGACCCCGAGATCCTGCTCAAGGACACCGCGGACGTGGAGAGCCGCGGCCCGATCCCGCTCGACGGCATCGGCCCCACCGGGGAGTGGGAGCAGTACTGGGCGCAGGCGATCGCCGACCTGCGCAAGGCGAGCCCCTGGGCCTGGAAGCTGCGCGCCGCGCTCGTGACCGGACCCGCCGGCGTCCCGGGGTCGGAGATCGAACCCGACCGGTCGCAGTCGCCCGACGCCTACGACCGCTCGGACGGCTGA
- a CDS encoding IclR family transcriptional regulator domain-containing protein: MAKLNSRDEARRATREVEASSRADYSEALERGLLVLTAFEEGEERLTQAQLARKLGLPRATVRRALLTLAHLGYVVAEDRAYRLAPKVLTLASGYLTTNPVSRVLQPVCDALAEDFQASCTAAVLDGPVAVMIARALPRQSLAIGQGIGFQVPAARSALGRVLLAGVEGERRRRHLLGDEMLDEESMIQLEDTLSQVATQGYAYVAHEVEAGFHSVAVPLRRWDDTLIAALNVGASVERLSRDEMLDRVLPALQATARKLQPQLV; this comes from the coding sequence GTGGCGAAGCTGAACTCCCGTGACGAAGCGCGCCGCGCGACCCGCGAGGTGGAGGCCAGCAGCCGCGCCGACTACTCGGAAGCGCTCGAGCGGGGCCTGCTCGTGCTCACTGCGTTCGAGGAGGGCGAGGAGCGCCTGACGCAGGCGCAGCTCGCGCGCAAACTGGGCCTCCCGCGCGCGACCGTCCGCCGGGCGCTGCTGACTCTCGCTCACCTGGGGTACGTCGTTGCCGAGGACCGCGCCTACCGCCTGGCGCCGAAGGTTCTTACCCTCGCCTCGGGCTACCTCACGACCAACCCGGTCAGCCGCGTGCTGCAGCCGGTGTGCGACGCGCTCGCCGAGGACTTCCAGGCCTCCTGCACCGCCGCGGTCCTCGACGGCCCGGTGGCCGTGATGATCGCCAGGGCGCTCCCGCGCCAGTCGCTGGCGATCGGCCAGGGCATCGGGTTCCAGGTGCCTGCCGCGCGGTCGGCACTGGGTCGGGTGCTCCTGGCCGGCGTGGAGGGTGAACGACGGCGCCGCCACCTGCTGGGCGACGAAATGCTGGACGAGGAGTCCATGATCCAGCTCGAGGACACCCTGTCGCAGGTTGCGACACAGGGTTACGCCTACGTGGCCCACGAGGTCGAAGCGGGTTTTCACTCGGTCGCGGTGCCGTTGCGGCGCTGGGACGACACGCTGATCGCCGCGTTGAACGTCGGCGCGAGCGTCGAGCGGCTCAGTCGGGACGAGATGCTCGACCGCGTGCTGCCGGCGCTCCAGGCGACCGCGCGGAAGCTCCAGCCGCAGCTCGTGTGA
- a CDS encoding MFS transporter, with translation MKTTKSRQRSLTPPEAAERRYRPFMAWSVLILLTVFMVLNFADRISLALAAQPLIKELHLSASQFGLISSSFYFLYSLSAVGIGFLATRHIPLKWLLFVMSLLWAATQLPVFMFAGGGMLLGTRVGLGAAEGPATAVANSTAYSWFPPHRRGLPTAMLTSGASVAKLVAAPLLTLLIVHQGWRSAFLALGIAALVWCAIWLLVGRTGPYLPVPAAPSVVRENRAARRGTFLAVATSRTFIVLLLATYPMYALISVILSWLPSYLEAGLGFSPLTSGVLFGLPSIIGMVFMLGAGWITDRLLAAGVPARVARGLVPALSLALGGILLTVLPLAGSQRYLAYALLVGGYCLTLVAQPIVYAAIGTAAAPSQRTSVLSLFIALQSTSGIVAPWVTGALVDTAGDRISGYNTAFLVLGALIAVGGLVAARLVDPGRDAAREAVMPPEPAG, from the coding sequence GTGAAGACAACGAAAAGCCGGCAGAGATCCCTCACCCCGCCCGAGGCGGCGGAGCGCCGCTACCGGCCGTTCATGGCCTGGTCCGTGCTGATCCTGCTGACCGTCTTCATGGTCCTCAACTTCGCCGACCGCATCTCCCTCGCGCTCGCCGCGCAACCCTTGATCAAGGAACTGCACCTGTCGGCATCGCAGTTCGGGCTCATCAGCAGTTCGTTCTACTTCCTCTACAGCCTCAGCGCCGTCGGGATCGGGTTCCTCGCGACGCGTCACATCCCCTTGAAGTGGCTGCTGTTCGTGATGTCGCTGTTGTGGGCGGCCACCCAGCTGCCCGTGTTCATGTTCGCCGGCGGGGGGATGCTGCTCGGCACCCGGGTCGGACTGGGCGCGGCCGAGGGGCCGGCGACCGCTGTGGCGAACTCCACGGCCTACAGCTGGTTCCCGCCGCACCGCCGTGGTCTGCCGACCGCGATGCTGACCTCGGGTGCGTCCGTCGCCAAACTCGTCGCCGCGCCGCTGCTCACCCTGCTGATCGTGCACCAGGGCTGGCGGTCGGCGTTCCTCGCGCTGGGCATCGCCGCGCTGGTGTGGTGCGCGATCTGGCTCCTGGTCGGGCGCACCGGCCCGTACCTGCCCGTCCCAGCGGCACCGTCGGTGGTCCGGGAAAACCGGGCGGCCCGCCGGGGCACTTTCCTCGCCGTCGCGACGAGCCGGACCTTCATCGTCCTCCTGCTCGCGACCTACCCGATGTACGCGCTCATCTCGGTGATCCTCAGCTGGCTGCCGTCCTATTTGGAGGCGGGCCTCGGCTTCTCCCCGCTCACCTCCGGCGTTCTGTTCGGGCTGCCGAGCATCATCGGCATGGTGTTCATGCTCGGCGCCGGCTGGATCACCGACCGGCTGCTCGCGGCCGGGGTGCCGGCCCGGGTGGCGCGCGGGCTGGTGCCTGCGTTGTCGCTGGCCCTCGGCGGGATCCTGCTGACCGTGCTCCCGCTGGCCGGGAGCCAGCGCTACCTGGCCTACGCGCTGCTCGTCGGCGGCTACTGCCTCACCCTGGTTGCGCAGCCGATCGTCTATGCGGCGATCGGCACGGCCGCCGCACCCTCCCAGCGGACCAGCGTCCTGAGCCTGTTCATCGCGCTGCAGAGCACATCCGGGATCGTCGCACCGTGGGTGACCGGCGCGCTGGTGGACACTGCGGGCGACCGGATCAGCGGGTACAACACCGCGTTCCTGGTGCTCGGCGCGCTGATCGCCGTCGGAGGCCTGGTCGCCGCGCGCCTCGTCGACCCCGGGCGTGATGCCGCCCGGGAAGCGGTGATGCCCCCGGAGCCGGCCGGCTGA
- a CDS encoding zinc ribbon domain-containing protein, producing the protein MQHEGAQRDRGDGGAASVATARQSVSRQVLASTTEHNSSDSAFATVGHVIRFRRSKPERIVRSRRPAHPEIVSVETFTQAQLRRRSRSAGGMREMARLERTRTIGTRPYLLRGLVRCGLCSRKMQGALIRKTDVYYRCLARTLTPGSEALAEHPRTVDLPEGDVVAALNTWIGELFRRENIDRTARRMPRRG; encoded by the coding sequence GTGCAGCACGAAGGCGCCCAGCGGGATCGTGGCGACGGCGGGGCCGCGAGCGTGGCGACCGCACGCCAGTCCGTGTCCCGCCAGGTTCTGGCGAGCACGACGGAGCACAACAGCAGCGACAGCGCGTTCGCCACGGTCGGACACGTGATCCGGTTCCGCCGGTCCAAGCCTGAGCGGATCGTGCGGTCACGTAGGCCTGCGCATCCGGAGATCGTGTCGGTGGAGACGTTCACGCAGGCGCAGTTGCGTCGGCGTTCCCGGTCCGCCGGTGGGATGCGGGAGATGGCGAGGCTCGAACGAACGCGCACCATCGGGACCAGGCCATATCTGCTCCGGGGGCTGGTTCGGTGTGGGCTGTGCAGCCGGAAGATGCAGGGGGCGCTGATCAGGAAGACGGACGTCTACTACCGCTGCCTCGCACGCACGCTGACGCCTGGTTCCGAGGCGCTGGCTGAACACCCCCGGACCGTCGACTTGCCGGAAGGCGACGTGGTCGCTGCGCTCAACACCTGGATCGGCGAGCTCTTCCGGCGGGAGAACATCGACCGAACCGCGCGGCGGATGCCGAGACGCGGTTGA